A region of Candidatus Woesearchaeota archaeon DNA encodes the following proteins:
- a CDS encoding SdpI family protein, with amino-acid sequence MKLQNWCILIIFLILFGISFYFYQKMPAQVPIDWDENGTIQDYGSKTFWIFFIPELSVFLFLLLYYLPRYDPIHKNFEGFRNAYDWLIVSFLVFFSYVHTLLLLAMINVKLDFSLFFMFGIGILFFAIGSVMKYFKRNYFAGIRTPWTLESDVVWEKTHMLGGTLFKISGIITLVSSFFSPYGIWVVLATAIGSTIVLIWYSYYIYKRTFQNSLKHTNKK; translated from the coding sequence ATGAAGCTTCAAAACTGGTGTATTCTGATCATTTTTCTGATACTGTTTGGCATAAGTTTTTACTTTTATCAAAAAATGCCAGCTCAAGTACCTATTGATTGGGATGAAAATGGAACTATTCAAGATTACGGTTCAAAAACATTTTGGATTTTCTTTATTCCTGAATTAAGTGTATTTTTGTTTTTACTCCTTTATTATTTGCCTAGATATGATCCAATTCATAAAAATTTTGAGGGATTCAGAAATGCTTATGACTGGCTCATCGTAAGTTTCCTTGTTTTCTTCAGCTATGTTCATACTTTGTTATTATTGGCTATGATCAATGTTAAACTTGATTTTTCACTGTTCTTCATGTTTGGAATAGGGATATTATTTTTTGCCATAGGTAGTGTTATGAAATATTTTAAAAGAAATTATTTTGCCGGGATTAGAACACCATGGACCTTGGAAAGCGATGTTGTTTGGGAAAAAACACATATGCTCGGAGGAACTTTGTTTAAGATAAGCGGCATTATTACTTTAGTAAGCAGTTTCTTTTCTCCTTATGGGATATGGGTTGTTTTAGCTACTGCAATCGGTTCAACAATAGTTCTAATATGGTATTCTTATTATATTTATAAGAGAACTTTTCAAAACTCTCTAAAACACACCAACAAAAAATAA
- a CDS encoding DedA family protein, translated as MNIAQNIHHHSRRIVSKAHQNTKNAVVRTVQGTKMIVIKGEEIVIEYGEKIIQATRNERFRRNFKLLTTILVISIIILFSYVLFRYRTFEAEIQEFIQNYGYGGIMVVSFILDTLIIPLAPDIALIFGILGGLPWYSVLAAVLIGSTIASFTGYYLGILYGKHGLIRMYGTVKYLKWSSQFEQHGKWLMVLGATTPVPYVPMLGGVFNLTLKEFILYAIVPRTLRYLMVALFFVGVF; from the coding sequence ATGAATATCGCTCAAAATATTCACCATCATAGCAGACGGATTGTTTCAAAAGCGCATCAAAATACAAAGAATGCAGTAGTGAGAACCGTTCAAGGAACAAAAATGATAGTAATTAAGGGAGAAGAAATTGTTATTGAATATGGAGAAAAGATAATTCAAGCTACAAGAAATGAGCGTTTTAGGAGAAACTTCAAATTATTGACAACAATACTTGTAATCAGCATCATAATATTGTTTTCCTATGTGCTTTTCAGATATAGAACATTTGAAGCTGAAATTCAAGAATTTATTCAAAACTATGGGTATGGAGGGATCATGGTAGTGTCTTTTATTCTTGATACTTTGATAATTCCTCTTGCGCCGGATATTGCTTTAATTTTTGGTATTCTGGGTGGTTTGCCATGGTATTCAGTGCTTGCTGCAGTGCTGATAGGCAGTACTATTGCGAGCTTTACTGGTTATTATCTTGGTATTCTCTACGGAAAACATGGATTAATCAGGATGTATGGAACAGTTAAATATTTGAAATGGAGCAGCCAATTTGAACAGCATGGAAAATGGTTAATGGTATTGGGAGCTACAACACCTGTTCCTTATGTTCCTATGTTAGGCGGTGTATTTAATTTAACCTTAAAAGAATTCATCCTATATGCGATTGTCCCAAGAACTTTGCGGTATCTAATGGTTGCATTATTTTTTGTTGGTGTGTTTTAG